A single region of the Vicia villosa cultivar HV-30 ecotype Madison, WI linkage group LG4, Vvil1.0, whole genome shotgun sequence genome encodes:
- the LOC131594856 gene encoding uncharacterized protein LOC131594856 translates to MGGEGRVDIVSGKGCSRLFSSSFTSIRGLPPLDQMSPVSSSPQVSSTAPFAGLVICVTGLSKEARNQVKEATERLGGLYSPNLHPQCTHLVVQNFGGCKFEHALKHGAKNGLFVVTLGWFVDSVKKNVRLTESLYSLKSYGDNNMILDDFRLPRGYTNTGNCLPARIHETKHSHRAEEYLRFSDKEESNRNLDSTLSGCSIYVDPHISSELRNKVVESASREGASLVEQWFVGCNVSHVVTEGTSIQRYLGYSSNLITPLWILKTAKEKQVQRLVNMSVDLARQVGLMLEDVHNGLSEKEVVKQQVHDDHLGSKSDVSYEERQQIVNSAKNGVRSRRGRRMQTCQTPIRPITPNNLLDSICWSISEATSSATIYTDSFSAEDPNDNHTSIFFDAKGDAKDSDASFSNSTRPLTESEKSELVFKNHFLTILFPVDWFSEIGPSSRIFFNNNGFTCLQVLDHIHAFYQENMSSHEIEVAIHTDSRHADKLRSVYSSKETAERGYAMFKRTEFLGSRTSFEMLKRVSGDNNSNVYELLLRA, encoded by the exons ATGGGTGGTGAGGGTAGAGTTGATATTGTGAGTGGTAAAGGGTGTTCAAGGTTGTTTTCGTCTTCGTTTACTTCAATCAGAGGTCTTCCGCCATTGGATCAAATGTCTCCTGTTTCATCTTCTCCGCAAGTGTCATCGACTGCTCCTTTTGCTGGTCTTGTTATATGCGTAACTGGCTTATCTAAAG AAGCAAGGAATCAGGTCAAGGAGGCTACAGAGAGATTAGGTGGCCTGTATAGCCCCAATCTGCATCCTCAATGTACTCATTTGGTGGTTCAG AACTTTGGTGGATGCAAATTTGAGCATGCACTGAAGCATGGAGCAAAAAATGGTCTCTTTGTTGTCACACTGGGTTGGTTTGTAGATAGCGTCAAGAAAAATG TAAGGTTGACTGAATCACTTTATAGTCTGAAGAGCTACGGAGATAACAATATGATCTTGGATGATTTTAGATTGCCTCGAGGGTATACAAATACTGGAAATTGTCTTCCTGCAAGAATCCATGAAACAAAGCATTCTCATCGTGCTGAAGAATATCTAAGATTCTCTGATAAAGAAGAGTCTAACAGAAATTTAGACTCAACTTTGTCTGGTTGCTCCATCTATGTTGATCCACACATTTCATCCGAATTGCGGAACAAG GTTGTCGAGTCTGCCTCAAGAGAAGGTGCTAGTTTGGTGGAACAATGGTTTGTTGGTTGCAATGTTAGTCATGTAGTGACTGAAGGGACATCCATTCAAAGATATCTTGGATACTCTAGTAACCTCATTACA CCACTGTGGATTCTCAAAACAGCTAAGGAGAAACAAGTGCAAAGGCTTGTTAACATGTCTGTTGATTTAGCTAGACAAGTTGGCTTGATGCTCGAGGACGTTCATAATGGCCTTTCAGAGAAG GAAGTAGTAAAGCAACAAGTCCATGACGATCATCTAGGCAGTAAAAGTGATGTTAGTTACGAAGAAAGACAACAAATTGTAAATTCGGCAAAAAATGGTGTTAGAAGTCGCCGTGGTCGGCGAATGCAG ACATGTCAGACCCCGATCCGGCCGATAACACCGAACAACCTTCTGGACTCTATCTGTTGGTCAATATCAGAGGCAACTTCATCTGCTACTATTTATACAGACTCTTTCAGCGCTGAAGATCCTAATGATAATCATACTTCAATATTTTTTGATGCAAAAGGGGATGCAAAGGATTCAGACGCATCATTTTCAAACTCCACACGTCCTCTAACAGAAAG TGAGAAATCTGAGTTGGtatttaaaaatcattttctcACCATACTCTTCCCAGTCGACTGGTTTTCCGAGATcggcccttcctcaagaatattTTTCAACAATAACGGTTTTACATGTCTTCAAGTGTTGGATCATATACATGCATTTTATCAG GAGAACATGTCAAGCCATGAAATAGAAGTGGCGATTCATACAGATTCAAGACACGCGGATAAGCTTCGATCCGTGTACTCAAGTAAGGAAACAGCAGAGCGTGGATATGCGATGTTCAAACGAACTGAGTTTTTGGGAAGCCGTACAAGTTTTGAAATGTTGAAGCGCGTAAGTGGAGACAACAACTCCAATGTGTATGAGTTATTACTTAGGGCGTAA